The sequence CAGAACACCACGCTGGCCGGATCGCCACCGTGTTCGCCGCAGATGCCGATCTTCAGATCCTTGCGGATGCTGCGACCCTTTTCCACACCTACCTTCATCAGGGCGCCAACGCCGTCCTGGTCGATCGTCTGGAACGGATCATTTGGGACGATGTCCGTTTCCTTGTAGTGGTTGATAAAGCCGCCGTAGTCGTCGCGGCTCATGCCCAAGGTGGTCTGCGTCAGGTCGTTGGTGCCAAAGCTGAAGAACTCGGCACCGCTGGCGATCTGATCGGCCACGGCACAGGCCCGCGGCACTTCGATCATCGTACCGACCAGATAGTCGACCTTCACACCGGTCTCGGCGAACACCTTGTCAGCTTGTTCGCGGATGACCTTTTCCTGGTTCTTGAACTCGGTCACAAAGCCGACCAATGGAATCATCACCTCCGGCTTCACATCGATACCCGACTTCTTGACGGCGCAGGCCGCCTCGAAGATCGCCCGCGCTTGCATGGCGGTGATTTCGGGGTAGACGATGCCCAAGCGGCAGCCGCGGTGGCCGAGCATGGGGTTCGCTTCGTGCAGTTCATGCACGCGGCGCGAAATGTAATCGACGGGGATGCCCGTCTTGGCCGCCAGGGCCGACTGGGCCGCGTGGTCGTGCGGCAGGAACTCATGCAGCGGCGGATCCAACAGGCGAATCGTCACCGGTCGGCCATTCATGGCCCGGAACAGCCCGTCAAAGTCCTTGCGCTGGAAGGGCAGCAACTTGGCCAGTGCCTTCTCGCGAGCCGGCAGGTCGGCCGCCAGGATCATCTCGCGGAACTCGTCCACGTGATCAAAGAACATGTGCTCGGTTCGGCACAGGCCGATCCCCTCGGCGCCGAACGAGACGGCTTCGCTGGCTTGCTTGGGCTCGTCCGCGTTGGTGCGAACCTTCAGCTTGCGATGCTGGTCGACCCAGGTCATCAGCTTGGCGTAACGCTGATAGACCGGCGACTCCTCGGCCTTCATCGTCTTGGTGATCAACACCTGGATGACTTCGCTGGGCTTGGTTTCGACCTTGCCCGAGAAGACTTCGCCGGTGAAGCCGTCGACGCAGATGTATTCGCCTTCTTTGAAGACCTTGCCGCCGACGGTCAGGGTAGCGGCTTCGTAGTCGATGTTCAGTTCCGATGCGCCCACGACGCAGACCTTGCCCATCTGCCGGCTGACCAGCGCGGCGTGCGAACTGGCGCCGCCGAAGGCGGTCAGAATGCCCTTGGCGGCTTTCATGCCGCGCAAGTCTTCGGGCGTGGTCTCGCGACGGACCAGAATCAATTCGACATTCGGGTTGGCGAGGAACTTCTTTTCGGCGTCATCGGCGTGGAAGACGATCTGGCCCGTGGCGGCGCCAGGGCCCGCGTTGATCCCCTTGGTCATCAAGCGGCCCGCGGCCACTGCGGCCTTCTTGCCAGCCTGATCAAACACGGGCTGCAACAACTGGTTCAAGTCGTCGGCCGGAATCCGCTTGGCCGACAACGCTTCTTCCGCGGTGATCTTGCCTTCGTCGACCAGGTCGACCGCAATCCGCACGGCCGCGAAACCGGTTCGCTTGGCGTTGCGGGTTTGCAGCATCCAGACCTTGCCACGCTCGACGGTGAACTCGATGTCCTGCACGTCCTTGTAGTGCCCTTCGAGAATCTTGCCGATGTTGTCCAACTCGGCATACGCCTTGGGCATCGCCTTGGCCAGGGTTTCCTCGATCCGTTCCGGAGTGCGGATGCCGGCCACGACGTCCTCGCCCTGGGCGTTAATCAGATAGTCGCCGCAATAGCCCGGCGTCCCCAGCGCGCCGTCGCGTGTCAGCGCCACGCCCGTCGCACAGTCGTCGCCCAGGTTGCCGAACACCATCGCCTGGACGTTGACGGCGGTGCCCCACTCGTGAGGAATGCCGTAGGTGCGGCGATACACCATCGCCCGGTCGTTCATCCAGCTATTGAACACGGCGCCGATCGCGCCCCAAACCTGCTGCTTGGGATCGTTCGGAAAGTCCTTGCCCGTGCGCTGCTTGATGGCGGCCTTGAACTCGGCGACCAGTTCCTTCAACTGGGCCACGCTCAGTTCGTTGTCGAACTTGACCTTGGCGGCGTGCTTTTTCTTTTCGAGCAGTTCCTCGAATGGATCGATGTCGGTCTTCTTCTCGGGCTTCAGGCCCAGCACTACGTCGCCGTACATCTGCACAAAGCGGCGATAGCTGTCCCAGGCGAACCGCTCGTTGCCCGAGGCCTTGGTCAGGGCCTGGACCGTGGTGTCGTTCAAGCCGATGTTCAACACCGTGTCCATCATGCCCGGCATCGAGTCGCGAGCGCCCGAGCGGCACGAGACCAACAGCGGGTTGGTCGGATCGCCGAACTTCTTGCCCATTTCCTTTTCGAGCTTGGCCATGGCCGCTTCGACCTGGCCGGCGAGTTCGGGCGGATATTGCTTGCCGTTGGCGTAGTAATACGTGCAAACGTGGGTGCCGATGGTGAAGCCGGCCGGCACGGGCAGGCCGATCTTGGTCATTTCGGCGAGGTTGGCCCCCTTGCCCCCGAGGAGTTCGCGCATCGAGGCGTCGCCGTCGGTGCCGGTTTGTCCAAACGAATAGACGTACTTCGTACTAGCCATTGACGATGGTCCTTAGCGAATTGGCGTAAATCAGATTAGCCCAACAGTTTAGTGGTGCTCGGGCCAGATCGTCAAGGAGCCGACGGCCGCCAACGTAAACAAAAGCCGGATGGGACGTTACTCTGCCACGTTGAGAAAAAAGCCGCTTACGGGCCGGCGAGGCAATTTGACACAATATCCCAAAAAAGGGATAATAAAATGATGGGAGATGAAGGCGAGCAACCTGACTTGAAGCCGTTGGAATGGGTGGCTTCATCCAAGGGCGATTTGATCGAGTTTCCGATTCCTGTCAGAAAGGAAATGGGCTTTGCGCTGTACCTGGCGCAACTGGGAGCGCGCTCGCCGAGCGCCAAGGCACTGCGCGGGTTCGGCGGCGCAGGCGTCGTCGAGATTGTCGTCACCCATGACGGCAATGCCTATCGCGGCGTGTATACGGTGCGGTTCGCCCAGGCGATCTATGTGTTGCACTGCTTCCAAAAGAAGTCTCATCGCGGCATCGCGACACCAAAGCCCCACATTGAGCTAATTGAGCAACGACTGAAAGTCGCCGAGGCGCATTACCAGCGTCACTACCAGAAACGCTCATCATGAAGAAAAAACAACTCGTTCAACCCAGCAGCGGCGATGTGTTTCAGGACTTGCGGCTGCCTGATGCTCAGGAGTATTTGGCCAAGTCGCAGCTTGCCGCGCGCATCTTCCAGGTCATCAAAGCCCGCGGATTGACGCAAACAGCGGCGTCCAAAGTCTTGGGAATCAATCAGCCCAAGGTTTCGGCGTTGCTCAATGGCCGGCTCGACGGTTTCTCAACAGACCGGCTGATCCGGTTCTTGAATGCCCTGGGATGCGACGTGCGAATTACAATTTCGACGCCTCACCCGCGTAAATCGGGGCACGTCGAAGTGCTCGCGGGCTAATCGAGGCACTGATCGCTGGCGTCGCGAAGACGCATCATTCCGTGTACGGCATCAGCACTTCCGGCGCGGCCACACCGGCCAGGCTGGCCAGCCCGCCGTTGGCAATGGCTTCGCCCAGCTTGTTGGCCGTGCGGAAGTAGCGGTCGCTCGGCCGCTGGCCGGTCAGGCGATGCGACAGATCCTGGCACAGCAGATCGGCCGCCTGATGCACGAGCGGGTCTTTTTGGCGACCGGCGTACAGCGTCGTACACAAAATGATCATCGCGTCCTGCACGCGTTGCGATAGCTCGGCCATCCGGCATTGGCGGTCGGCCAGCGCCAACTGGTACTTGCGCATCACGCCGCTGATTTCCAGGGCGGCACCCTGCAACCGCTGGCACGCGAACTTGGCATGTTCGGCCAGCTCGTTCGGCAACTGCGGAAGTTGCGGCGCGGTGTGCCCGCGCAGCTTCTGGCCGGCAAACCACTTGGCGTACTCCCACAGCGGTTCGCGCAGCACGGCCAGGTGCATGGGGTTGGCCATGTTCGGCTTTTTGATACCGGCGGCCGCCAGCGCTTTTCCGATCGGCTCGAAGAATTGCGTGCCGTGCTGTTTGACCAGCGACTTGAAGTAGGCCATGCCGAGCATTTCGCCTTCGCCTTCGTAGATGCACGGGGCGAGGAACTCGTGGACGTTGTCGCCGAACAGGTGGCCGTGCAGAAACGCCCGGCCGCCGTGCGTCTTCATCATCAGCTCGATAGCCGCGTCCTTTTGCGCCTCGCTGCCGAATATCTTGGCGATAATACATTCCATTTCGCCGCGGTAACCCTCGTCGATCAACCGCGAGCACCACGCCACCAGCGCGTCGGCTCCGACAATCAGTCCCGCCAGTCGCGCCATCCGGCGCCGCACCAATTCGCGTGTGGCAATCGGCTGGCCGTAGGTGCGGCGGAACTTGGCCCAGGGCAACATGCTGGCCAGCATGATCCGCATGCTGCCTGCCGCGGTGGCGCACAGCGCGATCCGCCCCAAGTTCAGCCCGTGGTAAGCAATGGTCAATCCGTCGCCGCGCGATGGCTTAAGCAGATTTCCCGCGGGCACGCGCAGATCGCGGAAGACGATCCCTTGATTGTAGGTATGCTTTAGCGCATAAAGCCCGTACTTCCGCAGTTGGAAGTGTTCGTTCTCTTGCTCCGGCAAATCGACGACCAAGACGGCGGGCTTGTTGTCGATCAGGCAGACGAGCCCGATGGTGCGCCCCGGCACGACGTTGGTGATGAACAGCTTTTCGCCGTTGACGACGTAATCGCCGCCGTCGAGAACGGCCCGGGTGCGCAGCGCCGTCAGATCGCTGCCGGCGTTCGGTTCGGTCAGCGCG is a genomic window of Planctomycetota bacterium containing:
- a CDS encoding pyruvate, phosphate dikinase, with product MASTKYVYSFGQTGTDGDASMRELLGGKGANLAEMTKIGLPVPAGFTIGTHVCTYYYANGKQYPPELAGQVEAAMAKLEKEMGKKFGDPTNPLLVSCRSGARDSMPGMMDTVLNIGLNDTTVQALTKASGNERFAWDSYRRFVQMYGDVVLGLKPEKKTDIDPFEELLEKKKHAAKVKFDNELSVAQLKELVAEFKAAIKQRTGKDFPNDPKQQVWGAIGAVFNSWMNDRAMVYRRTYGIPHEWGTAVNVQAMVFGNLGDDCATGVALTRDGALGTPGYCGDYLINAQGEDVVAGIRTPERIEETLAKAMPKAYAELDNIGKILEGHYKDVQDIEFTVERGKVWMLQTRNAKRTGFAAVRIAVDLVDEGKITAEEALSAKRIPADDLNQLLQPVFDQAGKKAAVAAGRLMTKGINAGPGAATGQIVFHADDAEKKFLANPNVELILVRRETTPEDLRGMKAAKGILTAFGGASSHAALVSRQMGKVCVVGASELNIDYEAATLTVGGKVFKEGEYICVDGFTGEVFSGKVETKPSEVIQVLITKTMKAEESPVYQRYAKLMTWVDQHRKLKVRTNADEPKQASEAVSFGAEGIGLCRTEHMFFDHVDEFREMILAADLPAREKALAKLLPFQRKDFDGLFRAMNGRPVTIRLLDPPLHEFLPHDHAAQSALAAKTGIPVDYISRRVHELHEANPMLGHRGCRLGIVYPEITAMQARAIFEAACAVKKSGIDVKPEVMIPLVGFVTEFKNQEKVIREQADKVFAETGVKVDYLVGTMIEVPRACAVADQIASGAEFFSFGTNDLTQTTLGMSRDDYGGFINHYKETDIVPNDPFQTIDQDGVGALMKVGVEKGRSIRKDLKIGICGEHGGDPASVVFCHTIGLDYVSCSPFRVPIARLAAAQAAVADKAKKK
- a CDS encoding type II toxin-antitoxin system RelE/ParE family toxin, whose product is MMGDEGEQPDLKPLEWVASSKGDLIEFPIPVRKEMGFALYLAQLGARSPSAKALRGFGGAGVVEIVVTHDGNAYRGVYTVRFAQAIYVLHCFQKKSHRGIATPKPHIELIEQRLKVAEAHYQRHYQKRSS
- a CDS encoding XRE family transcriptional regulator — encoded protein: MKKKQLVQPSSGDVFQDLRLPDAQEYLAKSQLAARIFQVIKARGLTQTAASKVLGINQPKVSALLNGRLDGFSTDRLIRFLNALGCDVRITISTPHPRKSGHVEVLAG
- a CDS encoding acyl-CoA/acyl-ACP dehydrogenase, producing the protein MKDDLEQPSTGEGQSFAETALKLGGKSEEEARRTGAIDRADDQVEALFAARFQTVASPAHRAVWESQVPVELFTSSETKVPADVQQIMDRSIELVRAHRQAGTLYNADHKIAESVLNELGQAGYWGLLVDREFGGSGAPFAAFAPFLTRMATVEPTVAGMASVHGCIGAVDPVRTFGTPEQKQRWLPDLASGRRLSAFALTEPNAGSDLTALRTRAVLDGGDYVVNGEKLFITNVVPGRTIGLVCLIDNKPAVLVVDLPEQENEHFQLRKYGLYALKHTYNQGIVFRDLRVPAGNLLKPSRGDGLTIAYHGLNLGRIALCATAAGSMRIMLASMLPWAKFRRTYGQPIATRELVRRRMARLAGLIVGADALVAWCSRLIDEGYRGEMECIIAKIFGSEAQKDAAIELMMKTHGGRAFLHGHLFGDNVHEFLAPCIYEGEGEMLGMAYFKSLVKQHGTQFFEPIGKALAAAGIKKPNMANPMHLAVLREPLWEYAKWFAGQKLRGHTAPQLPQLPNELAEHAKFACQRLQGAALEISGVMRKYQLALADRQCRMAELSQRVQDAMIILCTTLYAGRQKDPLVHQAADLLCQDLSHRLTGQRPSDRYFRTANKLGEAIANGGLASLAGVAAPEVLMPYTE